TACGATCGCCCGCGTGCTACCGTCCTCCGGGTCTCACCCTGCCGTGCCTTCCCTCCTTTCCGGGCGACTCCCGACTACGGCCGATGGCCGTCGGAACGGAAAACACCAGCCGAACTTTTAGGGAGCTGCGAACTCTTTGACACGCTTGACGAAAGTATGATGGCGACAACTGGCCATGCTAATGAAGCGATTTTCTGCGTCTATGCTTGCGATGCTCGATGCTGCAACATGCTGCTCGCGTATACTCTAGTGCCTAATGCACGGTCATTTTACCCGGATGTTACTGAGAGTGTCAAGGGTTGACGATAACCTTCCTCAAAGCGGGCCAAACCCTTACCCGCGTCGGCGGGCCAGGTACGCCTCCGCCAAGACTACCGCGGCATAGTCGTCATAGGGTTCCGGGGGCACTTGAAGGGAAATGGGCAGGAGCCTGCGCCACCCCCTCGGCGGGTGATCCCGGAAGTACCTCCTCCGGGCCAGAAGGGTCGAGTTTCGCTCGGGCACCCCCTCGATGCCGAGTTCAAGTCGGTTTAGAATATCGAACGCCTGTTTGCATCCTGTCTGATTCCCGACGATGACGACCTCTACCCGGTAGGATTCCATCCACTGCCTCGAGACCTGCTCGAGGTCAGCGATGCCGACCACCCGGTGTGCCAGCACCCCCTCGGGCCCGCACACGGCCATCCCGCATTTCTCCAGGCCGGGGTCCACCGCCAAGACCTTCACTTGAACGTGATGAGGACGGGCCCGATGGTGTAGGTGTCCGCAGTGGACGCGGCGAGTACCTCGACCGGCGCCTTCCCCGTCTGCACATGCTCCAGCGTCGCCAGCAGCACCGCGGGATCGAGCCGAATGTCCGGCGGGCTGGACGCCGGCCCGAACGCCGGGGAGATGACGCCGCGTGACTTCGCGATGGCGCCCACCCCTGCGACGAGCTTCAGCAGCCCCGATTCCACCTGTTCGCGGGATCCCCGGCCGTCGATCTTCGCCGTCACGATCGCCTCCCCGGCCCGGAAGACCAGACGATTCGGAAAGGTGATGACCGAGACTTCCAGGGACGGCGCCCCGCTCACGGTGTTGCTGTTCGAGAGCATGCGCACGACCATCGGCTCACGACGCTCGAACAGATCGTTGGCGATGTCGTTGACCGTCACGCCGGAAGGCGAGAGCACAAAGATGGGAGCGTGGTCGTCCGGGGGCACAATGCCTCGTTGCCGCGCCGCCTGCGCCGCCAGGTCGAAGAACGCCTGCACCCGGTTCCGGACAACCGGCAAGGGCTCGCGGCCGTCGATGATCGTCCGCAGCACTTCCTGGTCGTGCAGGTACACGATATCTCCGCCCTGCAGCCTCCCCAGTTTTTGCTCCTGCGTGGCGATCTGCCGCCGGATCTCCTGCAGATGGAAGAGGGCCTGGCGCGCGTCGTTGTTGACGAGCAGGACGACGGCCAGCGTCACCACGGTGATCAGCATGCCGGTGATCACCGTAATCGCCTGGGCGGTGTACCGGGGCCGAAGGCCGAACACGGCCAGCCGGCGGCGGCCGATGCTGCGCCCGACCTGATTCCCGACAAAGGCCACCAGCCCGCTGACGAGGATCAGCGTCGGGATCAGCACGACGGCGGCGTTCATCGGGCCGCTTGGGCGAGGAGCACCCCACCTAGGGCGCCGACGATGCTGTTTGGAAGCCAAGCGGCGAGCGCGGGGGCAAGCACGTGCCCCTCGGAGGCGAGCTGGGATGGGATGAGAATCGCGTAGTACGCGAACAGGACGAGAATGCTCAACCCCATGCCGATGCTGGGGCCCGACCGGTGGGGGCGCAGGCTGAGGGGAAGGCCAATGAGGGCAAACACCGCACTACTGGCCGCCCCCGCGATGCGGTTGTGCAGCTCGGAGAGATACGACCGGGGATCGGCGCCCCCGCGCCGTGCGGCCGAGGCTTCGTGCGCCAGTTCGCGAAGGCTCATATCCCCCACGGACTT
The sequence above is a segment of the bacterium genome. Coding sequences within it:
- a CDS encoding pre-16S rRNA-processing nuclease YqgF, whose translation is MDPGLEKCGMAVCGPEGVLAHRVVGIADLEQVSRQWMESYRVEVVIVGNQTGCKQAFDILNRLELGIEGVPERNSTLLARRRYFRDHPPRGWRRLLPISLQVPPEPYDDYAAVVLAEAYLARRRG
- a CDS encoding DUF3084 domain-containing protein → MNAAVVLIPTLILVSGLVAFVGNQVGRSIGRRRLAVFGLRPRYTAQAITVITGMLITVVTLAVVLLVNNDARQALFHLQEIRRQIATQEQKLGRLQGGDIVYLHDQEVLRTIIDGREPLPVVRNRVQAFFDLAAQAARQRGIVPPDDHAPIFVLSPSGVTVNDIANDLFERREPMVVRMLSNSNTVSGAPSLEVSVITFPNRLVFRAGEAIVTAKIDGRGSREQVESGLLKLVAGVGAIAKSRGVISPAFGPASSPPDIRLDPAVLLATLEHVQTGKAPVEVLAASTADTYTIGPVLITFK